The Lynx canadensis isolate LIC74 chromosome D4, mLynCan4.pri.v2, whole genome shotgun sequence DNA window taagtgaaatcagtccccaaaaggacaaatattgtatgatgcTACTTATGTGAAGTATCTAGAGTATTCAagttcatagaaacagaaagcggAATGGGaaatggggtggggcagggaggagaaattCAGAGTTGCCATTTagcagattttttaaagcttttttttttacatttacttatttttgagacacagagagaggcagagtacaagtgggggaggggcagagagagaaggggacacagaatccgaagcaggctccaggctgtcagcacagagcccaacacaagactcgaactcacaaaccatgatgagatcatgacctggccattTGGCAGATTTTGAGTTTCGGACACGAAAGATAAGAAAGTTCTGAAGATGTTTTACGACAACGTAAATGTACCTAACACTACCCAAACGGATAAGTGGTAAATCTTCTGTGGTTTTTgccacaatgaaaaaaattccataatCTTAAAAATTGGGGAAAGAAATCCAATTTTAAGTACCTGTTTTCTTCTGCATTCAAGTCTAAGCCATATTTAAGTCTATGTGAAAACACAAGTTTGCCTTTTGTGGAAGTTCAACGAGCTCTCCAACCTACCGAATTTCCGTATTTGAGTACCTGTTTTAATTATTCATTCGTGTGTGATCTGTGGATTTTTCACCAATGCTGGGATATTAAAGTGTTGGGATTTCTTCCCCCAGCTagaacttaaagaaagaaaaatggaggcagaaaggaagagagggaggaaggaggaaagggggcgggggggggggcaggcaaaaATTGCATAAGGGAAAAATCTGGAAGATTGTTAACAGGATATGGGACCAGGAGATGCTATCTTGTACATTTGTATGGCTTATGTTACTTTGTagcatgaagaaaaaaacaaaaacaaaaaacatatgaaatgaaaccagtttttatttgtttaaaaatattttttttaatgtttatttacttttgagagagagacagagagagagagagtgcaagcggggtaggggcagagagagagggagacacagaatccgaaactggctccaggctctgagctgtcagcacagagccccgacacggggcttgaacctacggaccctgagatcatgaccggagctgaagtcagacgcttaactgactgagcctcccaggcatccccatgaaaaccagtttttaaaatatttaaaaaatattttggttaaagaaagaattccaaggcTGAAAGACAAGCCtgctggggtggggcggggcggggcagggggtggagtaGAGGAGGACTCTGGGGCGGCTTCCCTCAGAGGCTCACGGATGGAACCACGCATAGCCCAGCTGCCCCAGGTGGGCCTGGCTGTCCCCACTGGCCGAACACGGCAGGAAACGGCTGGAGTGGCTACTTCAGGAAGCACATGTCAGGTCTACAGCTGGTAAGAGATGGCCCCACGCCCAAGGAGGGGTGAGAGTTTGGGGCCTCAGTGGGGTAACtgggaaagaagaagaatggaGGTCGGAGGGCCCTGAACCCCAAAGGAAGAGGTAGGTTTGGTCCTGGCACAGTGGGGAGCCGGTGAAGCTTCCAGAGCAAAGAGGACCGTAATGAGGTGGCTTTAGGAAGTTGGTTCTGGCAACGAGTGTGGACCAGTCTCTGCTGGGTCCCATCTCGGGGGGTGAGTTTGTGGAGTTGAGAGCCCCACGCCTCCTGCCCTCCGCATCCTCCGAGTCCTACCTTCTGATGCGAAGCTGAATGGTCCCAGGGTCCACCCCCAACAACTCACCCCCTCCTGATGCTTTCCTACTGCACCTCCCTTCATGCCCACCAGTGGGCAGACAAAAGGGCCTCAGTGTTCTGGGAGAAAGTCTACCTAGAAACCTCTGCCCGGACCCAGATCCCCAGCAGCCTTTGCGTGGGCTTGGAAGTGGGTGGTATTCCCATCTCCCCATTCTCATGCGGGGCCTTAGGCTCCCCACATAAGGACTTTGCAAGGGGTCACCATCCCTCTGACAGGCCAATCACCACCATTACTGTACCTGGTCGGTCCCAGCCTCCTGCCCATCCTGCTGCTGCCACACGACTGTGGCTTTGCCCCCCTCTCACGGGCACTCGTGGCCTTTTCCCAGCCAGCCCCGGGCAGTCTCATCTCCCACCGCTCCTTCCTTCTGTGGACTCACTGTCTACTGAGGCAGGCTGTGGGTCGCCCCCACCAGGCTGTCGTCCGGCCGTTCTTCCCACCTGACATCCCCTCCCTCGCCAATGGCACCTAACACAGCACGCGGCTACCCGTTGCGGGAGCGTGTCCGTGAGCGAGCTCTCGCCTCCCAGCTCTGGGGCCCACCATCCCAGCTGGCCCTGTGCCCGGGGAGCACTCTCTCCCGTCCCAGCAGGCCGCCCGCCCTTGTCTTACACAGTCACCCTTTGTTAGGCCTCCGCTCCCAAGGGCATCTTATCTGCCTAAACAGGTTGTAATCTGCCAGAGTCACCGACCCCCGTCCTCCTGCCAACCTGGAGTCAACAAACCCTTTTGCCGAGAAGGCGGCGGCTGCCTCGTGCGGTCCAGGACTCACCAGGCCCCTCCCAGGGCTGCAGCCCTGCGGCCTTCTTCCCACTGGGCCCCGCGGGAAATTTCCACTCCCTGCCCTCAGTGTCCCCAGGCCCTAGAGTCAACCTCTGAGCCCCGTCTGTCCTCTCCCCTtcaatgtgctctctctctccagtgcCCCCCAGCTGCTCTCTGTGACAGATGTCATTCTCCAACCCCCCCAACTCCTCCCTGCTAGAAGCACCTCCCCCAAACTTCCGCaggtctcttcctcctccttcaggcctcaaagggaagggaagggaagggaagggaagcacgTCACCTCTTCAGAGTGCCCTGTGTCATTGTCTCGTAGTCCTTACCACCCTCCGCGTCCTGTCTGGGACAGAACTGCCacacggcccctcccctccctagaACCTCAAGAGCAGTGTCTGGACCTGTCGCACCCATGAGGGAGCCAGGGCTCTGAGAGGGGAAGTGAtgtgcctgaggtcacacaggaagggagaggaggaactGGAAAAGCCAGGTGGGCTTGGCTCCAGGAACGCCACACACCTCCGGGGCTGCCAGGTCTCCACCCAAGCTGCAAAACGCATGACTCACTGGCCGGTTGAAGGAGCTGGCCATCCTGTGTATGAACTTCCAGGCTGGCTGGAGGGTGTGGGCACTGTCCTGAGGAAGCCCACAGCCAGGCCAGAGGGAGTCAAGCTGGATCTGGGAGACACAGGAAACGGAACCAGAGCTTAGGTGCATTTATTCTGTACAAATCGTTACAAAACCGAGTCTGGGGTAGTTGCcggtccccagcccccaccccaatgTGCAAAGGCTTGCTGCtggcctcttccttctccccctgaCCCCTCCCACTCcacagcctcctccaggaagccctccagtCTTCCCTTCCAGGCTCTGGAAGAGCAGGGGCGAACCCACCCCACTGAGGTCCAGCAATAAAGTGCCTGATGTAGAGTGAGGGGACAGAACCCAGGCAACACAGCTCCTGGCCCCCTAGAGCCCTCCCAGGCCCAGCGGAGGGAAGGCCCTCGGACAACTACAGCAGCTGCAAAGGGGCTATGAGAAACCCCAGTTTGGCTGGGATTCCCCCCTTCTCAGCCCCAAAGTCTCCTCCAATAGGTAGAAATCCTCACTGCTGGATGGCAGAAAAGGGAGCCTGGCTCTTTAAGAGCCAAACTAATGGCAGCTGAGTGGAGGGACTAAGAAAACAGCTGAAGGTTTATCCCTTTCCTGTTAGATTCCCCCCAAACTCTGTGGGAGTTTGCGCAAAAATACCCTTAAGTTTCcagaaggaggtgaggaagggaaCCCCAGTCCCCCAGGGAGCTGAGCCCCCCAGCCAAAAGTGGTGGCTGGAGGGGTCCAGTCTCAGGGAGGACAGACCCAAGGAGGTCAATGGGGAAAGTGGGAGGGGGTCTCAGACTCCACGTTAGAACCTGACACGGGCAGAAGGGCGACCAGAGAGGGGGCAAGGGTTTTGTCCAAAGCCACTCAGGGCAGAGCCAAGACCCGGATGCTGGCTCCCACCTCTAGGATCCCCCACAACCCCCCAAATGGTCTGGCCTGCCCTCCAGACAGCCCCACTCCCATGCAGCTTCTCTTTCTGGCTCTGGGAAGTGAGGGAGCAACACAAAGTTCCCAGCTCCTCAGGACAGGACCTCACCGTCCCAGCCACAGGGAGTGACTGGAGGTCCATCCTGGGGCTCTGGACCAAGGACTCATGGGAAAGCACATGTCCTTAGCCTCAGATAACTTCAGAAATACCCTGATTGACTATGCTCAGACCCTGACTGGACGAGAAATACCCCCAACACCCCTGATTAACCACATAGAAGCTCAAATCCCTGATTGGTCAAGAGATACCCCCGGGCCTTGGCTGGCCAGAGGATACTACCCCCGACAAGGCCCTGATTGGCCAGAAGACGCTCCGACCAGCCTTGATTGGCCAGGAGACGGCCCTTGGTTGAGTGGCTGGCAGGAGAGAGGCCTCTCCTGTGTCCCTTAGGAGGGGTCCACAGGCAGGGCGGCCTAGGTCCACGAGGGGTGGGAGAAAGTGATTCCATACAGCTGGGCCCAGGATGAGAAGACCCTCTTCTCCGTGATGAAGCGGTGGTGGTTGCCCTTGCGGCTGTGCTCATTCTGGATGTAGGTGACACACTCATCCGGTCCCTTGGGCTCATAGTAGTGGTAGGGCATGCGTTGCAGACGAGGCCGCTggctggggcagagcagagaggggctGTAAGGGCAGGGCAGGCACCGGCACAGCCCTCGCCCTTTCCAGCCCCTGACTTGCTATAGGAtttcggcggggggggggggggggggttaaatatGATCCAAACGTTTCCTTTCCTGAAGAGGGAGGCAGTGTAGGGTAGTGGTAAGAAGTATGGGCTCCGGAGCCTGGCCCCACTGCTTCCTGTTTGTGGGGCCTTAGGCCACTCACAAAACATCttcctcagtttttctcatctatgaaacaGAAAGAGTAATGCAACTATCCATGTGGGTCACCGTGAGGAGTACATGAGATAATGAATGAAGCCACGCTTGGTACATGGGCTTTTCATGTGGTCATCTCAATAATAGTGACTATTAATATACAAAATCTGGACTATGGttgagctggggagaggccccTGAGGCAGCTAGCCCCAAGGAGCTTAGATCTCTGCAGAGCAGTCTGAATATCCTAAGACAGAGGCTTCAAAGGCACCCCCAGCCAATGTTTCTGGGTTCCAAGCTGCAGCTAGTGACTGGGCGTTGTTTGGGGTGGGGGCTCACCTGCAGTAGTCAGGGGGGACCATGCCATAGACGTGCACGTGGTCACACAACTCCACTGCAATCACCATGGTGAACCATCCGGTGCTCAACCACGAATGGGACTTTTCCCTGCGGGCAGAGAGGGGGCATGATGAGGGgtcaggcaggcagggaggaacGGTCAACCCACCTGGGGTTTCCCAGAACTCCTCCCGCCATCAGGGCCCTCCCCCAACTTCAgtgaccaccccaccccccgccccgcagcCCAGTCCTACTGTGGGAACACGTGCATGCTGGCAGAGGACTTGTCTGGGCAGAGATGAGGGGTGTGGAGAGAGCGCCTTTGAAGGAACAGGGCACGCTGGGAATAGACTCCCGGGGAGACTGGTCACAGTAGGGCAGGTTGCAAGTGACCATGAGCTCACTAGACTCATGGCCTTGCTTGATGGAACTTGCTAGGAACAGCTGTGCCCATGCTAGGAGCAAACGCCTAAAGGGAGACTAATCAGAGAAGGTCATGCTGAGAGTGACCACGGGTTCACAGCAAGGCATGGGAGGTAGCCAAGGACCTGGAGCCTTCGCTGTCCACTACGGCagccagtagccacatgtgggCACACGATGTGTGGTTGAAATGTGCTGTCGGTATAAAATATGCCTGGGATTTTTTTAGtatgagagaaagaacacagaaaatgtcACTGGTAGTTTTTGATACTGATCATATGTTGAACCGAAAATAGTTTGGATATATTTGATTGAAGGTGGTTCTTTGGaaagtttggaaagaaaataaacctctcacaagactgaccaagaaaaagCAAAGATACAAGCTACCAGTATCAAGAATAAAACAGAGGACATCATCGCAGATCCTGTAGACATGAGGACAATAAGAAAACCACAAACAAGCACATACGTAAATTTCACAACTTcaatgaaatggaccaattccttgaaaatcAGAAACTACTGAAACACAGCCAAGATGAAACAGATTAACCTAAGTGTCTGTGACTATTAAGAAATTGAATTCATTGTTCAAAACCTTCTGAAAAAGAACTCTCCAGACCCAGAGGGTTTGGCAAATTCTacgaaatatttaaagaagaaataacaccggggtgcctgggtggctcagtcggttgagtgtccgactttggctcaggtcatgatctcgcagtctgagggttcgagccctgcatcaggctctgtgctgacagctcagagcctggagctgcttcagattctgtgtctccctctctctctgcccttcccctgcttgtgttgtctgtctgtctatctctctctctctctctctctcaaaaataaacattaaaaaaatttttttaataaaataaaataaagaagaaataacaccaattctatacattttcAGAGGCCAGCATTACTCATACTACCAAAACCAtacaaaaacagtacaaaaacCAAACTACAGATCAAGATCTCTCATgaatacagacacaaaaatctGAACAAGATATTAGCAAGTCATATTCAGcagtatataaaaaagaataatacaccaCAGCCAAGTGgagtttattccagaaatgcaagtctgattcaatattcaaaaatcaattggtATAATCCACCATAGTAATAGTCTtaagaaaaaccacatgatcatatTAATTGATGCATAAAAACACTTGATAAAACTCAATATCCaataatgataaaaactcttagcaaattagttagaaaagagaaatttttcaacctgataaagagcaGCTAAAAActctatagctaacatcatattcaatgatggactgaatgctttcccACCAAGACCAGGACCAAGGcaagatgtctactctcaccacttccaATACAATTTGACCTTGTATTGTCagtcctagccagtgcaataaggcaagaaaaagaaataagatgcaTACATATTGGAAATTGTCCTTACAACAGGATCACGTATATGGAAAATcccaaagaacctagaaaaatTTCCCAGAACCAATAAGGAAATTTAGCAGGATTACAGGATATAAGGTCAACCCACAAAAACCAATTGTATTTCTATCCACTAGCAATGAACAGTTGGGAAccccccaaaattttaaatacaatttacaatagcaccctcaaattttaaatatttagggataaatcaggggccgcctgggtggctcagtcggctgaacttctgacttcggctcaggtcatgatctcacggtccgtgagttcgagccccgcgtcgggctctgtgctgacggctcagagcctggagcctgctttggattctgtgtctccctctctctctgcccctcccctgctcacgctctgtctttccctctctctcaaaaataaataaacgtaaaaaaaataaaaataaatatttagagataaGTCAAACAAAATAACCACAGGGTCTATATGTTGGATGTATTGGGTTAATTGGGCtactacaaaaatataaattacacatACAGCTTGCGTTATATTTCTACTGGATAGCATCGGCCTAGCTTCTCTGGGGAGATTAGCCAGAGAAGGACATGCTGGGAAAGATGTATCCTTAGGATAGAGTATGCTGGGAGCAACCGTGTGCCTAAAGCAAGACATGCTGGGTACAGTCAATACCTTCCAGAGGCAGACTACGGGGAGCAGAGCATGTTAGCAGCCCTGTTCCCTCAGAGCAATGCAGGCTGGGAAGCCTTCCTGGGGAGACGAGACCACGCAGAGCACGTTGGAAGTGACCCATGCTAAGGGCTGGACACAATGAAAATCCCCTAGGAAAACCTGAGCAGAGAGCAGCAGGAAGTGACCACACCCTCAGAGTAGAGCATGCCGGGAACAACAGGCCCTCTGGGCAGAGAATGCTGATGGGGAGCACAGGGCCGGCcggagggggcaggcaggaggctgGTACCTGTCCTTGCCCGTCTCACCCCGGAAGAGGTCGTCAAATTGGCGCATGCGGCCGGGAGAGACGGCATAGGCCTCCATGTTGGGGAACACCAGGCCTGCCCGCTGGATGACACGCACAAGGCTGCCCTGGGGCTTCTGCATCTTGTTTGGGGGGCCCCAAAAGATGAACGCAGTTTCGGGGGTCCGGTTGACGAATTCCTGAGGCCTCCGCAGCACACGGAATACGCTGGAATGGGCTACCACACGGAATGTGGTCTTGTTGCCTACGTCGGCTGAGTAGCCTGTGGTGGGCGCGTCGTTCATGCGGATTGTGCACTCGGCTCGCTCGATCTCAGGGCCCAGCTTGGTTCCCAGCAGGTGGCTAGAGCTGGTGACAATCACACACTGGTGGCACCGGGAGGGCAGCGTCTGGGGGGGAGGCAGCAAGGAAAGTCAACACTATCACGACCATTCGGTGCCAGGCCCTAGGCTCTGTACATCCAGGCCTCCAGGAGGCAGGAATTATTTCGCCCATTTTAAAAACAGGGAAGCTGAAGGCTGTTCGCTCGACATTCAACAAACACTTCCAGCAAGCTGGCTAATGGCTAAATACCAGGGACAGAGCTATGAGGAAAAGAGCCCCGTCCTGCCTTCAAGAGGCACAGTTAGGCAGAGaacaaggaaaagataaaatgatgCCAGGTGGTGAGCAAAACGTACCACGAAGACAATACAACAGAGGCAAGGGATCAGGAGGGACAGGAGCGGGGGCTCCTCTAGAAAGATCATCCAGTGGGGGCCTGTCGGAGCCGAGACCAGGAGGATGAAGAGGAACCACATAGGAAAATAACTGAGGTGGGGGAACAGCAAGACCAGAGGTGCCGAAGTGGGAATGGCCACCGTGTGTTGAGAAGCCAAAGGCGGCCACTTGTCCGGAGCCGAGTGAAGGAACAGGAGGACAGGACAGTTATGCAGGGATGTCCCCAAAGTCACCCAGCAGAGGAGTGCATCGCTGGGGTATGAACCCAGGTCGATATGGCCACAGAGCCCCGGGCTTGGTCCAGTTCTCCTAAGAGGGCAACCTCCCCAGGGAAACCTCCCATGACATCTCCACACCATCCACACGTAAGACACCACCTGTCGAAAAGGAAAGAGTGTGGAAGCCcgtctgggcctctgtttcccccaCCGGTGAATGAGTTGGAACCACGTGTTCTCCGGGGCCTGTTTTCTGCCCATGGAATTCCTGTTCGCCCTCTAAGTGTGAGCTCAGGcgccacctcctccaggcagtcTGCTCTGAGCCCTCGCTCCAAGATCTAACAACAGCTCCCATGGACCTCAACGGATGGCTTTTCCAGCTTTCCCGAGCTCTACTGGCTTCCCCTGTCAGGCTGGTGTCACCCACACTCAGGCTGTTCCACTTTCTCCCTGGTCCcattatttgtgtttctctttcaaGGATTCTTAGGGTCTCAGTTAGGTGTTAATCTGTCTCTGAACACCTGCCAATGGGCCCTTTCCCAGCAAGGGTGCATTCAGAGCCCCTGGTTCAGGCTCTACACACACGAcgtgtgcaaagaccctgagggaTTTAGGGGGGgtcgttgttgtttttaatttttttttaatgtttatttttgagagggggggatggggaggggcagagagacatggggACAGAAAATCCAAACCCAGCTCCgtattgacagcagagagcccgatgtggggctcgaactcaggaactgtgacagAGCCCAAGttagccacttaaccaactgagctgcctaggtacccctgggggggtggggtttgagggaggggaaggaggcaggcagggattGGGAGACCACCTTCTCCTGGGAGGCGGAGTTCATATTCCAGGCCAATGATTATCTACTTGGCCTCCCAGAAAACATCTAGGGCTCAGAGGATTATGGGGTGAACCCCAGAAATACAACCTGTGTTTCTCGGCTACCCAAGGCAAACAGAAGCCCCAGGAATGATTTCTGGCTGCTCTCTACAGCTACAACTCCCCAGAGGTTGGGGCAAAAAATAccctggctcctcccctcccttgctgTGTGGACTTGGACAAGTGACTTTGCCTCCCTGAGtcttggtttccccatctctTCAAGGCGAATAACAATGCTGACCTTACAGGGTTGGTATGCTCATTACTGCTAAtcacagtgcccggcacacagcGGGGAACTGACAAAGGGCAGCCATTATTAGGACTGTTTTTGTGTTGTCAAATACTTGAGCCTTCTGCTCTCAAACCCTGTGTGGACTACCCAGCAGAGACGGAGATCCGTGAAAACCAGAGACATCTCTCCTTAGGAATTCTGACTCAGGAGGCAGTAGGATATCAGCACTAAAAATGGAACCCTGAAgacaactgaggcccagagagagacagggcacttGTGCAACATCACACAGCGAACAAGGGGccgaatggggcacctgggtgtctcagtcggttacacgtctgacttcagctcaggtcacgatctcgcggttcgtgagctcgagccccgcatcgggctctgtgctgattgctcagagcctggagcctgcttccgattctgtgtctccctctctctctgcccctccccccactgaaataaataaacatttagaaaaaaataaaaaacaaacaaacaaggggctGAAGGCACTGGAAGCTATGGCCTTGACTCCTGGGGTCCCCCCTTTCCTTTAGAAGGAATGGAggcagcagagggaggaggaggaggaggagggaacagtGACGGCGGGCAATGGGAAAGACCAGCCGCCAGCCCGGTCTCAGGGAGCGCCCCGAGGTGGTCATGCTACCTTGTTGCCAAGAATTGGGACGTAGCCATCTCCAATGCTCCATTTCTTGAGGTTGACAGGCCTGCGGGTGCGGCCTCGCAGGGAGCCATAATGGAAGACCTCATTGGCACTGTTGGAGCTGTAGAGGATGAGGATGGTGATGAGGGCAAAGAGGATCACGAACACTGCTGACCGCTGCtcctggagaggggag harbors:
- the ST6GALNAC6 gene encoding alpha-N-acetylgalactosaminide alpha-2,6-sialyltransferase 6 isoform X1, with protein sequence MACPRPLSQCDPTSLPPGPPAGRRPLPLSRRRREMSSSKEQRSAVFVILFALITILILYSSNSANEVFHYGSLRGRTRRPVNLKKWSIGDGYVPILGNKTLPSRCHQCVIVTSSSHLLGTKLGPEIERAECTIRMNDAPTTGYSADVGNKTTFRVVAHSSVFRVLRRPQEFVNRTPETAFIFWGPPNKMQKPQGSLVRVIQRAGLVFPNMEAYAVSPGRMRQFDDLFRGETGKDREKSHSWLSTGWFTMVIAVELCDHVHVYGMVPPDYCSQRPRLQRMPYHYYEPKGPDECVTYIQNEHSRKGNHHRFITEKRVFSSWAQLYGITFSHPSWT
- the ST6GALNAC6 gene encoding alpha-N-acetylgalactosaminide alpha-2,6-sialyltransferase 6 isoform X2; the protein is MSSSKEQRSAVFVILFALITILILYSSNSANEVFHYGSLRGRTRRPVNLKKWSIGDGYVPILGNKTLPSRCHQCVIVTSSSHLLGTKLGPEIERAECTIRMNDAPTTGYSADVGNKTTFRVVAHSSVFRVLRRPQEFVNRTPETAFIFWGPPNKMQKPQGSLVRVIQRAGLVFPNMEAYAVSPGRMRQFDDLFRGETGKDREKSHSWLSTGWFTMVIAVELCDHVHVYGMVPPDYCSQRPRLQRMPYHYYEPKGPDECVTYIQNEHSRKGNHHRFITEKRVFSSWAQLYGITFSHPSWT